A region of Planococcus sp. MSAK28401 DNA encodes the following proteins:
- a CDS encoding TVP38/TMEM64 family protein, with protein sequence MNKKRIAKWLLVAVAIGLGIWLSRSVFDVEAEDLRSWILSFGLWAPVIYIIVYTIRPLIFFPASVLSIAGGLAFGAWMGTFYTIIGATLGAMLSFLVAKVVGRSIVTKEWTGNAAKFQAQMEHNGFLYVLLFRLIPVINFDLISYMAAIAKVRFTSFALATLIGIIPGTFAYNFLGSSFVSGNPKIIAAAIVVFVILTVVPILIRNRWNRKAGGDSDKSN encoded by the coding sequence ATGAATAAAAAACGCATCGCCAAATGGCTGCTGGTGGCTGTAGCCATCGGCTTGGGTATCTGGCTCAGCCGTTCCGTTTTTGATGTAGAAGCGGAAGACCTTCGCAGCTGGATTTTATCGTTCGGGTTATGGGCGCCTGTCATTTACATTATCGTTTACACCATCAGGCCGCTGATTTTCTTCCCGGCCTCGGTGTTATCGATTGCCGGCGGCTTGGCTTTCGGTGCTTGGATGGGAACCTTTTACACCATCATTGGCGCGACTTTGGGGGCAATGCTGTCCTTTCTTGTCGCAAAGGTGGTCGGCAGAAGCATCGTTACAAAAGAGTGGACAGGGAACGCTGCCAAATTTCAGGCGCAAATGGAACACAACGGATTTTTATATGTGCTGTTGTTTCGGCTGATCCCGGTTATCAACTTCGATTTGATCAGCTATATGGCAGCGATTGCCAAAGTACGTTTCACATCGTTTGCCTTGGCGACCTTGATCGGCATCATTCCCGGAACCTTCGCCTATAATTTTCTCGGCAGCAGCTTTGTCAGCGGAAACCCAAAAATCATTGCAGCGGCGATCGTCGTATTCGTTATTTTGACGGTCGTCCCAATTTTGATCCGCAATCGCTGGAACCGGAAAGCAGGCGGCGATTCAGATAAATCGAATTGA
- a CDS encoding ABC transporter ATP-binding protein, with the protein MSDLRIIDIEKRYQAVQPKNDASFMLRPVRLSIREGEFFSLLGPSGCGKTTLLKLVAGLLKADGGEIWVGDKNLTNVPPESRQFAMVFQQSLLFPHKTIEDNVAFGLKMQKVGKKQRLKAAHDMLEHVGLNEFGRRFPDELSGGQQQRVALARALVANPRVLLMDEPFSALDPGLREEMRELLSRIQKDFRVTVLFVTHDRDEAFALSDRIAVMSEGQLRQVGSARELYERPETTAVASFLGLRNILSGVLKDGRFVSSDGMIEADVAKQLADGDYFMVIRPEAIKAAEGDQLGHVPVKGIVEEMKYGRGMYSLKVNTGNQLLECVVTTPQAEETAVGEPISLLVDMQKVWFLKE; encoded by the coding sequence GTGAGTGATTTGCGCATCATCGATATAGAAAAGCGGTACCAAGCCGTACAGCCGAAAAACGATGCGTCGTTCATGCTTCGCCCAGTCCGGCTGTCCATTCGCGAAGGAGAGTTCTTCTCGCTTCTTGGGCCTTCCGGCTGCGGCAAGACGACTTTGCTGAAATTGGTTGCTGGCTTATTGAAAGCAGATGGCGGGGAGATTTGGGTAGGGGATAAAAACCTGACAAATGTGCCGCCTGAATCGAGACAATTTGCCATGGTGTTTCAGCAATCGTTGCTGTTTCCGCATAAAACCATCGAAGACAATGTCGCTTTTGGCTTGAAAATGCAGAAAGTCGGCAAAAAGCAGCGCTTGAAAGCTGCGCACGATATGCTTGAACATGTAGGGCTCAACGAATTCGGCCGCCGCTTTCCTGACGAACTCAGCGGCGGTCAGCAGCAGCGCGTGGCACTCGCCCGGGCTTTGGTGGCGAATCCGCGCGTCTTGTTGATGGATGAACCATTCAGCGCGCTCGATCCGGGCTTGCGGGAAGAAATGCGCGAGCTGCTAAGCCGCATCCAAAAAGATTTTCGCGTTACCGTCTTGTTCGTTACGCATGACCGCGACGAAGCTTTCGCATTATCTGATCGAATCGCGGTCATGAGCGAAGGGCAATTGCGCCAGGTCGGCAGTGCTAGAGAATTGTACGAACGCCCCGAAACTACAGCGGTCGCTTCTTTCCTTGGCTTGCGGAATATCTTGAGCGGCGTACTGAAAGATGGCCGTTTTGTCTCCTCTGACGGAATGATTGAAGCGGATGTTGCCAAGCAGCTGGCAGACGGTGATTATTTTATGGTCATCAGGCCCGAAGCGATCAAAGCTGCGGAAGGCGACCAATTGGGCCATGTCCCGGTTAAGGGCATTGTCGAGGAAATGAAATATGGCCGCGGCATGTACAGCCTGAAAGTAAATACAGGGAATCAGTTGCTGGAATGTGTAGTTACCACACCACAAGCTGAAGAAACAGCAGTCGGAGAACCGATCAGTTTGCTAGTGGATATGCAGAAAGTCTGGTTCCTGAAAGAATAG
- a CDS encoding FAD-dependent oxidoreductase → MTKKYDIAIIGAGAAGLTAAFTAAGFSKKTVLIDKNLPGGECTWSGCIPSKSLINIAKEVHHAKKYSPELKVDTSEVLKDIQKVIQKVYAGESPEVLQESGIDFINAYATFTGPNTLEVDGETIEAKKIILSTGSTPLVPPIDGLREVDYLTNESIFKLESFPKTMTILGAGPIGVEMSQALNRLGVKVTLVEKSDRILSNDDEELALMIQQRLVEEGVTIHAGVAAVKAAQQGSQIELTVEKDGKEMTVSNEGLLVALGRQANVSGYNLETAGVEYDKKRIQVDEHMETTAKGIYAIGDVVGPYQLSHMANAQGITATQNAILPINRKMNYDNVTWCTYTDPELGHSGLSEAQAREQHGDSIRVYEQDYADIDRANTKQGSIGKVKIVLDKKGHILGASILGDRAGEIISQIQTLKTLGINMGKLSSVIHPYPTYSEVLVKIGKKVYVDNLLNQPVVKTFNKAKAGELPVKKIGLYGAAAATGFGIANMAIQNNTKPQLGVENGRLTEVPSTPNAVSSQTTSRSKSVPAWPYNGSKEQAKKNLIGMLKSYEGIRIAQVNNDYVYAIASSKLLKFKDDIEFYFNDAAQQIEFRSASRVGYSDQGVNRKRYNEMKELYSSISTHTRNS, encoded by the coding sequence ATGACCAAGAAATACGATATCGCAATTATTGGAGCGGGCGCAGCAGGCCTGACTGCCGCTTTTACAGCCGCAGGATTTTCGAAAAAGACCGTGCTGATCGACAAGAATCTGCCAGGCGGGGAATGTACATGGTCCGGCTGCATTCCGAGCAAATCGCTTATCAATATCGCGAAGGAAGTCCATCACGCCAAAAAATATTCACCTGAGCTGAAAGTCGATACATCAGAAGTGTTGAAAGATATCCAAAAAGTCATTCAAAAAGTATACGCTGGGGAATCGCCGGAAGTCTTGCAAGAATCCGGCATCGACTTTATCAACGCTTACGCCACATTCACAGGGCCGAATACCTTGGAAGTGGACGGGGAAACGATTGAAGCGAAAAAAATCATCCTCTCTACTGGCTCGACTCCGCTAGTGCCGCCGATCGATGGCTTGAGGGAAGTGGATTACCTGACCAATGAATCCATCTTCAAATTGGAATCATTCCCAAAAACGATGACCATTCTCGGCGCAGGCCCGATCGGTGTCGAAATGAGCCAAGCGCTCAACCGTCTCGGCGTTAAGGTGACGCTGGTTGAAAAATCGGATCGCATCTTATCAAACGATGACGAAGAACTTGCGCTGATGATCCAACAGCGGCTCGTCGAAGAAGGCGTCACGATCCATGCCGGTGTGGCAGCAGTGAAAGCTGCTCAACAAGGCAGCCAAATTGAACTGACGGTCGAAAAAGACGGCAAGGAAATGACTGTTTCAAACGAGGGGCTCCTCGTAGCGCTCGGACGGCAAGCAAATGTATCCGGCTATAATCTGGAAACAGCTGGGGTCGAGTACGATAAGAAACGCATCCAAGTAGACGAACATATGGAAACGACGGCCAAAGGCATCTATGCCATTGGAGATGTGGTCGGCCCTTATCAACTCTCGCATATGGCCAACGCACAAGGCATCACAGCGACTCAGAATGCCATTTTGCCAATCAACCGCAAGATGAATTACGACAATGTGACCTGGTGTACATACACGGATCCGGAACTCGGCCACTCTGGCTTGTCCGAAGCTCAGGCACGCGAACAACACGGCGATTCAATTCGCGTTTACGAACAGGATTATGCGGATATCGACCGTGCAAATACGAAACAAGGGTCTATCGGCAAAGTGAAGATCGTTCTCGATAAAAAAGGCCATATTCTCGGAGCGAGTATTTTGGGCGACAGAGCTGGTGAAATCATTAGCCAAATTCAGACACTCAAAACTCTTGGGATCAATATGGGTAAATTATCCAGCGTAATCCACCCGTATCCAACTTATAGCGAAGTGCTGGTGAAAATCGGCAAGAAGGTCTATGTCGATAACCTGCTCAACCAACCGGTCGTCAAAACCTTCAACAAAGCTAAAGCAGGAGAGTTGCCTGTGAAAAAAATCGGCTTGTATGGCGCTGCAGCAGCCACCGGATTTGGCATTGCCAATATGGCGATACAAAACAACACCAAGCCACAACTTGGGGTTGAAAATGGCCGTCTCACAGAAGTGCCTTCTACGCCGAATGCCGTTTCTTCGCAAACGACGTCGCGAAGCAAATCCGTGCCGGCATGGCCGTACAATGGCAGCAAAGAGCAAGCGAAAAAGAACTTGATCGGCATGTTGAAAAGCTATGAAGGCATCCGAATTGCACAAGTGAATAACGATTACGTTTACGCAATTGCTTCGAGCAAACTGTTGAAATTCAAGGATGACATCGAATTTTACTTTAATGATGCCGCGCAGCAAATCGAATTCCGCTCAGCATCACGTGTCGGTTATTCAGACCAAGGAGTCAACCGCAAGCGCTATAATGAAATGAAAGAACTCTATTCAAGTATTTCGACCCACACGCGCAATTCATGA
- a CDS encoding CDP-alcohol phosphatidyltransferase family protein — translation MLDTYARKHVQPAVDKTADYLLKKGCTADGVTKTAFAIGLSSGIFIYLDLPVLALFALWLSGFLDVVDGTMARKTKPSPWGTLLDISFDRLVEISVILGLAFRFPDSMWALLLLSASIIVAMTVFLTVGALSEKQGMKSFYYQAGLAERTEGFILFTLMIVFSPYLTAITLLFIAVQIFTIIQRMAEAKRILS, via the coding sequence ATGCTCGATACATACGCAAGAAAACATGTACAACCAGCTGTCGACAAGACCGCTGATTATCTATTGAAAAAAGGCTGCACTGCTGATGGCGTGACCAAGACCGCTTTTGCCATCGGCTTGTCCTCCGGTATTTTCATTTATTTGGACTTACCGGTTCTGGCGCTCTTCGCGCTTTGGCTATCCGGATTTTTGGATGTGGTCGACGGGACGATGGCGAGAAAAACGAAGCCTTCCCCTTGGGGCACGCTGCTCGACATCAGTTTTGACCGCTTGGTGGAAATCAGCGTGATCTTGGGGCTCGCTTTCCGCTTTCCGGACTCGATGTGGGCTTTGCTGCTACTAAGTGCATCGATCATCGTCGCCATGACCGTTTTTTTAACCGTCGGGGCATTATCCGAAAAACAAGGGATGAAATCATTCTATTATCAAGCCGGTCTTGCTGAACGGACAGAAGGGTTTATCCTGTTTACTTTGATGATCGTCTTTTCTCCATACTTGACGGCGATCACCCTTTTGTTCATCGCCGTGCAGATTTTCACCATTATTCAGCGCATGGCCGAGGCCAAACGGATTTTGTCGTAA
- a CDS encoding ABC transporter permease, translating into MKKHPQLLSLFAFIALIIFVVVPFVPLILSSVSFSWRWPDVLPESWSFRAWEYVLNDGRTWQAVGISLWIALIVTAVNILLALPAANALVRYSVRGRWLFEAVIFAPIIIPPFISVMGIHLTFLRLGLTETVLGVVLAHIAPTLPYMFRAVMISYQTLSADWEDQARMLGARALPRFFHVVLPHLLPGILAGASLSVLISLSQYLITFIIGAGQVVTLPILLFPFVSGGDPGIASAYSLLYAAIAIAALVGMDAALKRYYQLNKAPQDSGKGVKP; encoded by the coding sequence ATGAAAAAACATCCGCAGCTTCTGTCCTTGTTTGCATTCATCGCATTAATCATTTTTGTCGTCGTCCCATTTGTTCCCTTGATTTTATCTAGCGTGTCATTCAGTTGGCGCTGGCCGGATGTGTTGCCTGAGTCATGGAGTTTTCGTGCCTGGGAATATGTATTGAATGACGGGCGAACATGGCAAGCGGTCGGGATCAGCTTATGGATTGCCTTGATTGTAACAGCCGTGAACATCTTACTGGCGCTCCCGGCGGCCAACGCGTTGGTGCGTTATTCAGTCCGCGGCAGATGGCTATTCGAAGCGGTCATTTTTGCGCCAATCATCATTCCGCCTTTTATCTCAGTCATGGGGATCCACTTGACCTTTTTGCGGCTCGGATTGACTGAAACTGTTCTTGGGGTCGTGTTGGCACATATCGCGCCGACTTTGCCATATATGTTCCGTGCAGTCATGATTAGCTATCAAACCTTGTCAGCGGATTGGGAAGACCAAGCGCGCATGCTAGGGGCGCGTGCGCTGCCGCGATTCTTTCACGTCGTGCTGCCGCATCTGTTGCCAGGCATATTGGCAGGCGCAAGTTTAAGCGTCTTGATTTCCTTGAGCCAATACTTGATCACCTTCATCATCGGTGCTGGCCAAGTGGTTACCTTGCCGATTTTGCTGTTCCCGTTTGTCAGTGGAGGAGACCCAGGCATTGCATCGGCTTATTCATTGCTCTATGCAGCCATTGCTATTGCGGCTTTAGTTGGAATGGACGCCGCTTTAAAACGTTATTATCAACTGAATAAAGCCCCACAGGACTCGGGGAAAGGAGTGAAACCGTGA
- a CDS encoding FAD-dependent oxidoreductase: MKIVVLVGGGHAHLHSLSQFAKKPREDVQLVLISPAVHQYYSGMFSGFTEGVYGLDEIRIDLKQLAQKIGAAFYQDTICAIDANSRTLIGQHGETYPYDAVSFDIGSQTDSPEALRNYISPIKPNYHFPDQLIKFRKSAKPVIVGGGASGVELAFSTYAWRMRRHLSDALLFSSGALLSAQGAAVSRKIEAVARKKALPFFTDVTIEDIDATSVTTSTGTSYPQSDVLWLTGPKSPSLFEQSGMPVDRSGFLAVHETLQSLRYPEVFGAGDCVSIDRYPDLAKNGVYAVRQGPVLWGNLLNFLDGNALSPFVPQKRYVAILSTGGGEAFLTYGNWSVHGKTPWKLKQYIDKKFMTTYQTIYR; this comes from the coding sequence ATGAAGATTGTTGTCCTGGTTGGAGGTGGCCATGCACATTTGCATAGCCTTTCACAATTTGCAAAAAAACCGCGGGAAGATGTGCAGCTGGTGCTCATCTCGCCTGCGGTGCATCAATACTATTCGGGGATGTTTTCCGGATTCACTGAAGGTGTTTACGGTTTGGATGAGATCCGCATCGATTTGAAACAGCTCGCCCAAAAAATCGGCGCGGCTTTCTATCAAGACACCATCTGCGCCATCGACGCGAACTCTCGCACACTGATTGGCCAACATGGCGAGACCTATCCCTATGATGCAGTGTCTTTTGACATCGGGTCGCAGACAGATAGTCCGGAAGCGCTTAGAAACTACATCTCACCGATCAAGCCCAATTATCATTTTCCAGATCAACTAATAAAGTTCCGAAAATCCGCCAAGCCTGTCATTGTCGGAGGCGGCGCATCGGGCGTGGAATTGGCTTTCTCTACATACGCCTGGCGAATGCGACGGCATTTGAGCGACGCTTTACTGTTTAGTTCCGGAGCTCTGCTATCGGCTCAAGGAGCGGCCGTTTCGAGAAAAATCGAGGCAGTCGCCCGGAAAAAAGCATTGCCTTTTTTCACGGATGTAACTATAGAAGATATTGACGCAACTTCCGTCACTACAAGCACCGGCACTTCTTATCCCCAGTCAGACGTGCTCTGGTTGACCGGACCAAAAAGCCCTAGCTTGTTCGAACAGTCGGGCATGCCAGTCGACCGTTCTGGATTTCTGGCTGTCCATGAAACACTTCAATCGCTCCGTTACCCCGAAGTCTTCGGTGCAGGCGATTGCGTCTCGATCGACCGCTATCCGGACCTTGCGAAAAACGGGGTCTATGCGGTTCGCCAAGGCCCTGTTTTGTGGGGCAATCTATTAAATTTCCTCGACGGAAATGCATTGTCCCCTTTCGTTCCGCAAAAGCGCTACGTCGCGATTCTTTCCACGGGCGGCGGCGAAGCGTTCTTGACTTACGGAAATTGGAGTGTGCACGGAAAAACCCCCTGGAAACTCAAGCAGTACATCGACAAGAAATTCATGACGACCTATCAAACGATTTATAGGTAA
- a CDS encoding ABC transporter permease → MWRKSKPYLLLLPAAATYILLFFGGIFDGLLKSFGYFPAIGETELNLAAYDRLLHSASFWESMELTLRVAALSSLLSAVIGALIAVALFFLNESTKTTSPKAWHRLFQLPLTIPHLVAGYIVVLLFTQSGFVSRILVAFGWIDGITAFPVLVNDPFGWGIILTYAWKEAPFVALMLYPVLSRIHGSWREVSRVFGAGNWQFVREIVVPAIMPAWAIATFIVFVFTFSAFEVPYLLGVTYPSVLPVYSYQLYTSGTLSDRPEALAVNMILAAITILLGLVAYYFSKRWNVLKGWG, encoded by the coding sequence ATGTGGCGAAAGAGTAAACCGTATCTTTTGCTGCTGCCGGCCGCCGCTACCTATATCCTCCTGTTTTTCGGGGGGATTTTTGACGGGCTGTTGAAAAGCTTCGGCTATTTTCCGGCGATCGGGGAAACGGAGTTGAACCTTGCGGCCTACGACAGGCTCCTGCATTCCGCCTCTTTCTGGGAATCGATGGAACTCACGCTGCGGGTAGCTGCCTTGTCTTCGCTCCTATCAGCCGTTATCGGGGCGCTAATTGCTGTAGCTTTGTTTTTTCTCAATGAATCTACGAAAACGACCTCGCCAAAAGCTTGGCATCGCTTGTTCCAATTGCCATTGACCATACCGCATCTGGTCGCCGGCTATATCGTCGTACTGCTGTTCACCCAAAGTGGATTTGTATCGAGAATACTTGTAGCGTTTGGGTGGATCGACGGCATCACGGCTTTCCCGGTGCTCGTCAATGACCCGTTCGGATGGGGAATCATCCTCACGTATGCTTGGAAAGAAGCGCCTTTTGTGGCGCTTATGCTGTATCCGGTGCTGTCGCGGATCCACGGCTCCTGGCGTGAAGTGTCGCGCGTTTTCGGTGCGGGTAATTGGCAATTTGTCCGGGAAATAGTCGTGCCGGCCATAATGCCGGCGTGGGCGATTGCGACGTTCATCGTCTTTGTGTTTACTTTTTCCGCTTTTGAAGTGCCTTATCTGCTGGGTGTCACTTATCCAAGCGTATTGCCGGTTTACTCGTATCAGCTGTACACAAGCGGCACGCTTTCGGATCGCCCCGAAGCGCTCGCGGTCAACATGATTCTCGCGGCTATCACGATTTTACTGGGCCTAGTGGCGTATTACTTCAGTAAGCGCTGGAACGTACTCAAGGGGTGGGGCTAA
- a CDS encoding ABC transporter substrate-binding protein, producing MKLYPITAIGMLALALSACSSEEAGSATDADSLLTDDWGVIQDNAQGQEVNMYMWGGNDNINNYLDDWVAPRMKEQHGIELVRVPMNDAQDIINQLLDEKTAGKTDGSIDIVWINGENFKAAKDNDLLWGDFTGQLPNFNDYVDADAPEVSQDFGEPVEGLEAPWGKAQFVFVHDANQHENPPKSMTELADWVKQNPGQFTYPAPPDFTGSAFVRQVLYETTGGHEQYQQPAADIEDLEERLEPMWQYLNSIEPYLWREGETYPESLAKQDQLFASGEIGMTMSYDPALAASEVLKGRFPESTRTYLLDGGTLANTHFLSIPFNASDKAGALVAINELMSPAAQTAKLSPENWGDLTALDLEKLSPEQQQTMNEVDLGEATLSIEELEQNRLPELSSDYIDIIEKGWTEHVAKE from the coding sequence ATGAAACTATATCCAATAACGGCAATTGGCATGCTGGCACTTGCCTTGTCAGCGTGTTCATCTGAGGAAGCAGGAAGTGCAACCGATGCAGATAGCTTATTGACGGATGACTGGGGCGTTATTCAAGACAACGCACAAGGCCAGGAAGTCAATATGTACATGTGGGGCGGAAACGACAACATCAATAATTATCTGGATGACTGGGTCGCACCGCGCATGAAAGAACAGCACGGCATCGAGTTGGTGCGCGTGCCAATGAATGATGCACAAGACATCATCAATCAATTGCTCGATGAAAAAACGGCCGGCAAAACGGATGGCAGCATAGACATTGTCTGGATCAACGGTGAAAATTTCAAAGCTGCGAAAGACAATGACTTGTTGTGGGGAGATTTCACCGGACAATTGCCGAACTTCAATGACTACGTCGATGCGGATGCACCGGAAGTTTCACAGGATTTCGGAGAACCGGTAGAAGGCTTGGAAGCACCGTGGGGCAAGGCGCAATTCGTCTTCGTGCACGATGCGAACCAACACGAGAATCCGCCCAAGTCAATGACAGAACTTGCTGATTGGGTGAAACAGAATCCGGGCCAGTTCACATACCCCGCACCGCCTGATTTCACAGGAAGTGCTTTTGTCCGCCAGGTGTTGTATGAAACGACCGGGGGACACGAGCAGTATCAGCAGCCTGCAGCAGACATTGAAGATTTGGAAGAACGCCTTGAGCCGATGTGGCAATACCTGAACAGCATTGAGCCGTATTTGTGGCGGGAAGGCGAAACGTATCCGGAAAGCTTGGCGAAACAAGACCAATTGTTTGCGAGCGGTGAAATCGGCATGACCATGAGCTACGACCCGGCACTTGCTGCAAGTGAAGTGTTGAAGGGACGCTTTCCGGAGTCGACCCGCACCTATCTATTAGACGGCGGAACACTTGCGAATACGCATTTCCTGTCGATTCCGTTTAATGCCTCGGATAAAGCGGGAGCGCTTGTCGCAATCAATGAACTAATGTCGCCTGCCGCCCAAACCGCTAAATTATCACCAGAGAATTGGGGCGACTTAACGGCACTCGATTTGGAAAAATTATCGCCCGAGCAGCAACAGACGATGAATGAAGTGGATCTGGGGGAAGCGACACTTTCAATAGAAGAATTGGAACAAAATCGCTTGCCTGAATTGTCCTCGGATTACATTGATATCATTGAAAAAGGATGGACGGAACATGTGGCGAAAGAGTAA